From the genome of Elusimicrobiota bacterium, one region includes:
- a CDS encoding 6-carboxytetrahydropterin synthase produces the protein MYKVSKTVSFAYSHRLLDHNGKCKNLHGHNARVELILETETLDSSAMVADFTEFGAALKMWVDSNLDHKVILCARDPLLKLLKKARQACFETRDNPTAEALAELIFIKMKKLGLPVSKVKFWETDNSMASYKEER, from the coding sequence ATGTATAAAGTCAGCAAAACCGTATCTTTCGCCTACAGTCACAGGCTGCTGGATCATAACGGCAAATGTAAAAATCTGCACGGCCATAACGCCAGGGTGGAATTGATACTTGAAACCGAAACGCTTGACAGTTCGGCTATGGTGGCGGACTTCACGGAGTTCGGCGCCGCGCTGAAGATGTGGGTGGATTCGAACCTTGACCATAAAGTTATACTTTGCGCGCGGGATCCTCTGCTTAAACTTCTTAAAAAAGCGCGCCAGGCCTGTTTTGAAACGCGTGACAACCCGACGGCTGAGGCGCTGGCCGAACTGATCTTCATTAAAATGAAGAAGCTGGGCCTGCCCGTCTCGAAAGTAAAATTCTGGGAAACAGACAATTCAATGGCTTCTTACAAAGAGGAAAGATGA